A single window of Bombyx mori chromosome 9, ASM3026992v2 DNA harbors:
- the Or-30 gene encoding olfactory receptor 30 (The RefSeq protein has 7 substitutions compared to this genomic sequence), with the protein MSVSNLKFEALFKPTTMSLHMNRSHPSIKRNKIWLLQFISLMTLTAFCATGLITSLLFHDLKFGKYMEASKNGTIAMLSFTTTFKYSLLLYLQKSLNRLIAKIDMDYEIAKGLPPQEKATVLNYAKKGVIVSKFWLFTAFAITFCFPLKAFIIMGYRFFIKNEFRLEPMFDMTYPEPIESYKTSFPVYFILFVVFFLFGCYASSLFVAFDPLVPIFVLHACGQLDLLSLRITKLFSDTKNPRIIAKELKVIISKLQELYGFVNFIKVNFSILYEYNMKITTISMPLSAFQVVESLRRGEFNIEFTYFFFGCILHFVMPCYYSNLLMERSENFRFAIYSCGWENHHDKNIRQMLLFMLTRATEPLGIATVFTNNSLDTFAEMCRQSYTIFNLMNAAWA; encoded by the exons ATGTCGGTTTCCAATTTGAAATTCGAAGTACTTTTCAAACCTACCACTATGTCATTGCATATGAATCGTTCGCATCCATCTAtcaaacgaaataaaatttggCTACTCCAGTTCATATCACTAATGACGCTTACGGTATTTTGTGCTACTGGACTAATCACATCCTTATTGTTCCACGATTTAAAATTTGGTAAATACATGGAAGCAAGCAAGAATGGAACTATAGCTATGCTGTCATTTACAACCACTTTTAAATACAGTCTTTtgctttatttacaaaaatctcTCAACCGTCTCATTGCAAAAATTGACATGGATTACGAAATTGCAAAAGGCTTAACACCTCAGGAAAAGGCTATAGTGCTTAATTATGCTAAAAAGGGAGTCATTGTGAGCAAATTCTGGTTATTCACAGCATTTGCaataacattttgttttccCCTAAAGGCTTTTATTATTATGGGTTACCGATTCTTTATCAAAAACGAATTTCGGCTAGAGCCAATGTTTGACATGACATACCCAGAACCTATAGAAAGTTACAAAACTTCGTTTCCTGTTTACTTTATTCTATttgtcgtgttttttttgtttggttgtTATGCTTCAAGTTTGTTTGTGGCATTTGATCCTCTAGTGCCTATCTTCGTGTTACATGCTTGTGGACAACTTGATTTACTTAGCCTAAGAATCACCAAACTGTTTTCGGACACAAAAAACCCGAGAATTATTGCCAAGGAATTGAAAGTGATAATATCCAAGCTGCAGGAGCTGTACGG CTTTGTGAATTTCATCAAGGTCAACTTTTCTAttttatatgaatataatatgaaaattaCCACAATCTCAATGCCACTAAGTGCTTTTCAAGTTGTAGAG AGTCTGCGGCGGGGAGAATTTAATATAGAGTTTACATACTTCTTTTTTGGATGTATACTTCACTTTTTTATGCCATGCTATTACAGCAATCTTCTTATGGAAAGG AGTGAGAATTTTCGATTCGCCATATATTCATGCGGTTGGGAAAAccataatgataaaaatattcgaCAAATGCTGTTGTTCATGTTAACCAGAGCCACAGAACCGCTCGGTATAGCTACCGTATTTACCAACATTTCTCTCGACACATTTGCCGAG atgtGTCGTCAGTCCTAC